The following proteins are encoded in a genomic region of Triticum dicoccoides isolate Atlit2015 ecotype Zavitan chromosome 1B, WEW_v2.0, whole genome shotgun sequence:
- the LOC119318734 gene encoding uncharacterized protein LOC119318734 — translation MGVGGARVQLTSLSYADASTEEHTFNFCCAAMVVAVDGVLPIGGLGSGLSHSCSSVLAAREILHDWVFTRTKGVWKTVGCDLGGWLFVSFVVAGALVRWIARIHWFSFWSTVQLQQNITRGWSMDCQCYSKGADLHLPVSLNKMDQRVVTMCSARSASRWPSNCCCYYCSTCAVSGADAACCLPLELARELLLAVRASFLRQKHQAVIAMRMLWENRDMFDLVISDVHMPDMDGFKLLELVGLEMHLLVISRRWSQTRS, via the exons ATGGGTGTTGGCGGTGCTAGGGTTCAGCTAACAAGTTTATCGTATGCAGACGCAAGTACAGAAGAGCACACGTTCAACTTTTGTTGCGCAGCCATGGTTGTTGCGGTGGATGGCGTATTGCCTATTGGAGGACTGGGCAGCGGCCTTTCTCACAGCTGCAGTTCTGTTCTTGCTGCCAGGGAGATCCTACATGACTGGGTTTTCACCAGAACCAAGGGTGTGTGGAAGACTGTTG GATGTGATTTGGGCGGTTGGTTGTTCGTTAGTTTTGTCGTTGCTGGTGCTCTTGTCCGTTGGATTGCTAGGATCCATTGGTTCTCCTTTTGGTCGACAGTCCAATTGCAG CAGAACATTACGCGTGGGTGGTCGATGGACTGCCAATGCTACTCCAAAGGGGCTGACCTTCACCTCCCCGTGTCCCTGAACAAGATGGACCAACGAGTTGTGACCATGTGCTCTGCgagaagtgcatcaaggtggccatcAAATTGTTGCTGCTACTACTGCTCGACCTGTGCTGTGAGCGGGGCTGACGCCGCATGCTGCCTGCCATTGGAGCTGGCCAGGGAGCTTCTGCTTGCCGTGCGTGCCTCCTTCCTTCGGCAGAAGCACCAG GCTGTTATCGCGATGAGGATGCTGTGGGAAAATAGGGACATGTTTGATCTGGTTATCAGTGATGTCCACATGCCAGACATGGATGGCTTTAAGCTTCTTGAGCTTGTGGGGCTTGAAATGCACCTCCTTGTCATCA GTCGCCGCTGGAGCCAGACAAGGTCATGA